One genomic segment of Brassica napus cultivar Da-Ae chromosome A3, Da-Ae, whole genome shotgun sequence includes these proteins:
- the LOC106390865 gene encoding B3 domain-containing protein REM9-like has product METSREPHFFKPLLPGFHSGVAIPLDFYSKHIQGAEINKPWKLRSDASDQIWEVIREGRTLTKGWKEFTEAHDLRIGDIVIFKHEGDMVFHVTPFGPSCCEILWSDADDAPTFSYDYCFLAEVTPTNQKDDKMFLPVEAMRCGALNQQCKEVKLVNKEGKSGLRASDLANQTAHITSAEGGESSVVITDAPTEICLCSTWLETGRQLHYCVYVRKGRSVLNY; this is encoded by the exons ATGGAAACTTCCCGAGAACCTCATTTCTTCAAGCCTCTTCTTCCTGGTTTTCACAGTGGCGTGGCAATACCACTTGACTTCTACTCAAAACACATACAAGGGGCTGAGATCAATAAACCATGGAAGCTAAGATCGGACGCTTCGGATCAAATTTGGGAggtgatccgagaaggcaggaCACTCACTAAAGGTTGGAAAGAGTTCACCGAAGCACATGATCTTCGAATCGGTGACATTGTCATCTTCAAACACGAAGGAGACATGGTCTTTCATGTGACTCCTTTTGGTCCTAGCTGTTGTGAGATTCTGTGGTCCGACGCGGATGATGCTCCTACTTTCTCATACGACTACTGCTTCTTGGCTGAGGTTACTCCTACAAATCAAAAGGACGACAAAATG TTTCTTCCTGTGGAAGCTATGAGGTGTGGTGCTTTGAACCAACAATGCAAAGAGGTCAAACTTGTCAACAAGGAGGGAAAGTCAGGACTGCGCGCTTCGGATTTAGCGAATCAGACGGCGCATATTACATCAGCAGAGGGTGGAGAAAGTTCTGTCGTGATAACAGATGCACCAACGGAGATTTGTTTGTGTTCAACGTGGTTGGAGACGGGACGACAACTCCATTACTGTGTGTATGTCCGGAAAGGAAGGAGTGTACTGAATTACTAA
- the LOC106437809 gene encoding squamosa promoter-binding-like protein 3, giving the protein MSARRSNAEGKRSLREMSEEEEQEEDDDDTFVEEDGEEEEEEASEKKQKGKATSSSGVCCQVERCTADMSRAKQYHKRHKVCEFHAKAPVVRISGGYQRFCQQCSRFHELREFDEAKRSCRRRLAGHNERRRKSTNE; this is encoded by the exons ATGAGTGCGAGAAGAAGCAACGCAGAAGGGAAGAGGAGTTTAAGAGAAATGAGTGAGGAAGAggagcaagaagaagatgatgatgatacttTTGTTGAAGAagacggagaagaagaagaagaggaggctTCAGagaagaagcagaaaggcaaaGCTACAAGTAGTAGTGGAGTTTGTTGTCAGGTGGAGAGATGTACTGCGGATATGAGCAGAGCCAAACAGTACCACAAACGACACAAAGTCTGTGAGTTTCATGCCAAAGCTCCTGTTGTTCGGATCTCTGGTGGTTACCAACGTTTCTGCCAACAATGTAGCAG GTTTCACGAGCTCCGTGAGTTTGATGAAGCCAAGCGGAGTTGCAGGAGACGCTTAGCTGGACACAAtgagagaaggagaaaaagcACAAATGAATAA
- the LOC111215087 gene encoding DEAD-box ATP-dependent RNA helicase 21-like: MKRSINQVIGSTSATSADANKPVFLSKAQREDLALNRPHDPIPDHRLLREQLDRSTPDRERRRGRDRDGDRGRKRSRRERDREREEEEAKSRDKARVEKLLDREKELEAIKEQYLGVKKPKKRVTKPSEKLRFSFDWENTEDTSRDVNALYQNPHEAQLLFGRGFLAGTDRRQQKKHYTSVDRHWSDKRLDDMSERDWRIFKEDFNISYKGSKIPPPMRSWEESKLSSELLKAVERAGYKAPMPIQMAAIPLGLQQRDVIGVAETGSGKTHAFVLPMLAYIARLPPMSEENVREGPYAVVMAPTHELAQQIEKETVKFARCLGLRVVLTVGGQSIEEQGLKLAQGCEIVIATPGRLIDCLERRFVVLNQCNYVVLDEADRMIDMGFEPQVACVLDAMPSSNLKPEKEEEELDEKKIYRTTYMFSATMASGVERLARKYLRNPVVVTIGTAGKATDLISQHVIMMKESEKFFRLQKLLDELGDKTAFVFVNTRIKCHSIAKNLDKAGYRVTTSHGGKSQEQREISLEGFRAKRYNVLVATDVVGRGIDIQDVAHVINYDMPKPIEMYTHRIGRTGRAGKSGVATTFLTLNDTDVFYDLKQILVQSNSAVPLELARHEASRFKPG; encoded by the exons ATGAAGCGATCAATCAACCAAGTCATAGGGTCCACGTCAGCGACTTCCGCCGACGCTAATAAGCCCGTCTTCCTCTCCAAAGCTCAGCGCGAAGATTTAGCCCTAAACCGCCCCCACGATCCAATCCCCGATCACCGTCTCCTCCGCGAGCAACTAGATCGCTCCACTCCCGACAGGGAAAGACGCAGAGGGCGAGATCGCGATGGCGATAGAGGTCGTAAGCGTAGCCGCCGTGAACGAGATCGTgagcgagaagaagaagaagccaaatcTCGCGATAAGGCGCGCGTCGAGAAGCTACTCGATCGTGAGAAGGAGCTCGAGGCCATCAAAGAGCAGTACCTCGGAGTCAAGAAGCCGAAGAAGAGAGTCACAAAACCAAGCGAGAAGCTCCGATTCTCCTTCGACTGGGAAAACACCGAAGACACTTCAAGAGACGTGAACGCTCTCTACCAAAACCCTCACGAGGCCCAGCTTCTCTTCGGCAGAGGCTTCCTCGCCGGCACGGACCGCCGCCAGCAGAAAAAGCACTATACGAGCGTCGATAGGCATTGGAGTGATAAAAGATTAGATGATATGAGCGAAAGAGATTGGCGTATCTTTAAAGAAGACTTCAACATCTCTTACAAAGGCTCCAAGATTCCTCCTCCCATGAGGAGCTGGGAAGAGAGCAAGCTAAGCTCCGAGCTTTTAAAAGCTGTGGAGAGAGCCGGTTACAAGGCACCTATGCCTATTCAAATGGCAGCTATACCACTTGGACTGCAACAGCGTGATGTTATCGGTGTTGCAGAGACTGGTTCGGGAAAAACTCATGCTTTTGTGTTGCCCATGTTAGCTTACATAGCTAGATTGCCTCCTATGAGCGAAGAGAATGTAAGGGAAGGTCCTTATGCAGTTGTTATGGCACCTACTCATGAGCTTGCTCAGCAGATTGAGAAGGAAACTGTTAAGTTTGCGCGTTGTCTAGGGCTTAGGGTAGTTTTAACAGTGGGTGGTCAGTCTATTGAGGAACAGGGGTTGAAGTTAGCGCAAGGGTGTGAGATTGTGATTGCTACTCCTGGTCGTTTGATTGATTGCCTTGAGAGACGGTTTGTTGTGTTGAACCAGTGCAACTACGTGGTTCTTGATGAGGCTGATCGGATGATAGACATGGGTTTCGAGCCTCAGGTTGCATGTGTGTTGGATGCAATGCCTTCGAGTAACTTGAAAccggagaaggaagaagaagagcttgACGAGAAGAAGATTTACAGAACCACTTATATGTTCAGTGCTACAATGGCTTCTGGTGTAGAGAGGCTAGCTCGAAAGTACTTGAGGAACCCTGTTGTTGTCACCATTGGTACTGCAGGAAAGGCCACGGATTTGATTTCGCAGCACGTGATTATGATGAAAGAGTCTGAGAAGTTCTTCAGATTACAAAAGCTGCTCGATGAGCTAGGAGATAAAACCGCCTTTGTGTTTGTCAACACAAGGATAAAATGCCACTCTATTGCTAAGAATCTGGACAAGGCAGGGTACCGTGTCACTACCTCGCACGGTGGGAAGTCGCAAGAGCAGAGAGAAATCAGCTTAGAAGGATTCAGAGCAAAGAGATACAACGTTCTCGTCGCAACGGATGTTGTAGGCCGTGGAATCGATATTCAAGATGTGGCTCATGTCATAAACTATGACATGCCTAAACCTATAGAGATGTATACACATCGTATCGGGCGTACAGGACGTGCTGGAAAAAGTGGTGTTGCCACTACGTTCTTGACTCTTAATGATACTGATGTTTTTTATGATTTGAAGCAGATTCTTGTTCAGAGCAACAGTGCTGTGCCTCTAGAGCTGGCTAGACATGAAGCGTCCAGATTCAAACCAG GATAA